Proteins from one Thermococcus sp. M36 genomic window:
- the flaJ gene encoding archaellar assembly protein FlaJ, producing the protein MAGQKAGILVQSGINMRDYLRKVLLPSLLGAVALFVVVSLLKRLVTLPTALSFALYGMPVLPLVYAFAYPYAKISSKRVQINSKIPYFATYFAVLSTSDVGRSELIWNLATEKILEPIASDMKKVYYLIAKLHRGMPEALRFLARRTPSKVFADFLDRLAYSLDSGVELRDYLLQEQKTVMDDYETFYEGALYDLDVFKEIYSSLIISVVFMVTFIIIGPIITGQDIVSLSAFMFVLVLTTELGVMLVIKYKMPEDRIWADYAMTSERKARFFRAAIMSVAGVAVAALFVALLLRPRFDVPPLIQMAIILTPLMHLGKTLDREEKRILVKDENFPAFMRSLSSSLAASGASLHLVLKYLSSHDFGVLTQDIRNLYRRVSMRIDNSKSWRYFTMDTGSWLIGIFSEIFQKSIKLGAEPDYVGMVISRNFERLIRLRRKRAQTVASFRGVIYGITGAFAFSVASAFQVAIYMNQLFSSLPVQGDFLQSIIFIPSETGIRITGYILTVILVVHCLISALSIKFADGGHLGITVYYFVVLVWLAAIGQYIGSVVMGKMMSFTSVTTFLLSVTGVVP; encoded by the coding sequence ATGGCTGGGCAGAAGGCGGGAATACTGGTGCAGTCGGGAATCAACATGCGCGATTATCTCAGAAAGGTTCTCCTGCCCAGCCTGCTCGGCGCGGTGGCCCTCTTTGTAGTGGTTTCCCTGCTCAAGAGGCTCGTTACCCTCCCAACGGCCCTGTCCTTCGCCCTCTACGGCATGCCCGTTCTGCCCCTAGTCTATGCCTTTGCATACCCCTACGCCAAAATCAGCAGCAAAAGGGTTCAGATAAACTCCAAGATCCCGTACTTCGCCACGTACTTTGCGGTTCTGTCCACCAGCGACGTGGGCAGGAGCGAGCTTATATGGAACCTCGCCACGGAGAAGATACTGGAACCAATAGCAAGCGACATGAAAAAGGTTTACTACCTCATAGCCAAGCTCCACAGGGGGATGCCTGAGGCGCTGAGGTTCCTAGCGCGGAGGACGCCGAGCAAGGTCTTTGCTGACTTCCTTGACAGGCTTGCATACTCCCTCGACAGCGGTGTTGAGCTGAGGGACTACCTACTCCAGGAGCAGAAGACTGTCATGGACGACTACGAGACGTTCTACGAAGGTGCGCTCTACGATCTGGACGTGTTTAAAGAAATATACTCCTCCCTCATAATCTCCGTGGTCTTCATGGTGACGTTCATCATCATAGGCCCCATCATAACCGGACAGGACATAGTCAGCCTCAGCGCTTTCATGTTCGTTCTCGTTTTAACAACGGAGCTTGGGGTCATGCTGGTCATAAAATACAAAATGCCCGAAGACAGGATATGGGCGGACTACGCCATGACCTCCGAGAGGAAGGCAAGGTTCTTCAGGGCGGCCATTATGTCCGTTGCGGGCGTGGCGGTGGCCGCGCTGTTTGTCGCGCTCCTGCTGAGGCCCCGCTTTGACGTCCCTCCCCTCATACAGATGGCCATAATCCTGACTCCCCTCATGCATCTGGGGAAAACCCTAGACAGAGAGGAGAAGCGGATCTTAGTAAAGGACGAGAACTTCCCGGCGTTCATGAGGAGTCTGAGCTCCTCTCTAGCGGCGAGCGGTGCCTCTCTCCACCTCGTTCTCAAATACCTGAGCTCCCATGATTTTGGGGTCCTGACCCAGGACATACGGAACCTCTACCGGAGGGTCTCAATGAGGATAGACAACAGCAAGTCATGGCGGTACTTCACGATGGACACTGGGAGCTGGCTCATTGGGATCTTTTCGGAGATATTTCAGAAAAGCATAAAGCTCGGTGCAGAGCCCGACTACGTAGGTATGGTAATCTCCAGGAATTTTGAAAGGCTTATAAGGCTCAGGCGGAAGCGTGCCCAGACTGTGGCGAGTTTCAGGGGGGTCATATACGGCATAACGGGGGCCTTTGCGTTCTCCGTTGCCTCCGCGTTCCAGGTTGCAATATACATGAACCAGCTTTTTTCCAGCCTCCCTGTACAGGGGGACTTCCTGCAGAGCATAATCTTCATACCCTCCGAGACGGGCATTAGAATTACCGGATACATCCTGACGGTGATACTGGTGGTTCACTGCCTCATATCGGCGCTCTCCATAAAGTTTGCAGATGGCGGGCACCTCGGAATAACGGTTTACTACTTCGTTGTCCTGGTCTGGCTTGCCGCCATAGGACAGTACATCGGCAGCGTTGTTATGGGGAAGATGATGAGCTTCACCTCGGTAACAACCTTCCTCCTGAGTGTCACGGGGGTGGTACCTTGA
- a CDS encoding ATPase domain-containing protein, producing the protein MGRLFKIQIPNDELHRRLGGGIPAGSVVLIEGDRGTGKSIFSQRLLYGFLKNGHTATYVSSQYTTPEFISQMDSLGYGIIQDLIRRRLVFVSFYPLLVGLSERKRFLSRFMGEPRLWKTDAVIIDSLSSLLPPELGEDEIRAFSLHIKRVSSLGRVVIMTVNPDDVERRFLRILEEASSLLIRLSVKTFGGDLKNSATIVKYNNAAGIFQKIIPFRVEPRVGFIVEIAAVV; encoded by the coding sequence ATGGGGCGCCTCTTTAAGATCCAGATACCCAACGACGAGCTCCACAGGCGTCTTGGTGGCGGGATTCCCGCGGGAAGCGTCGTGCTCATAGAAGGTGACAGGGGAACGGGTAAGTCCATATTCTCCCAGAGACTGCTCTACGGCTTCCTCAAAAACGGCCACACCGCCACGTACGTCTCCAGCCAGTACACCACGCCGGAGTTCATAAGCCAGATGGACTCGCTGGGGTATGGGATAATCCAGGATCTCATCAGGAGGCGTCTTGTTTTCGTATCATTCTACCCTCTACTTGTCGGGCTTTCTGAGAGGAAAAGGTTCCTGTCCAGGTTCATGGGTGAGCCGAGGCTCTGGAAGACCGACGCCGTCATAATAGATTCACTGTCATCCCTCCTGCCGCCCGAGCTGGGGGAGGACGAAATACGGGCGTTCTCACTTCATATCAAGAGGGTGAGCTCCCTGGGAAGGGTAGTCATAATGACGGTAAACCCCGACGATGTCGAGAGGAGGTTTCTCAGGATCCTTGAAGAGGCGTCGAGCCTGCTCATCAGGCTGAGCGTAAAGACCTTCGGCGGGGATCTGAAGAACTCTGCCACGATAGTGAAGTACAACAACGCCGCGGGGATATTCCAGAAGATAATACCCTTCAGGGTCGAGCCTAGGGTGGGGTTCATCGTTGAAATAGCCGCGGTGGTGTAG
- a CDS encoding flagella accessory protein C, with product MSFSYLKNKFKKGNGEGGKEGDGVEAPVENREIIKLDELQEGPAQETLEEGPGKGAEDELLTQVMTRINEIENDIPRIKVSIDTLKTQINELREEIDRLDRVIKDVMVLYEIVSQQINPFKDVDSSNPLLGEIQELSEQVESLKAEISQIKSDLRLLVIDGVDLDELIYDALSEGRT from the coding sequence ATGTCCTTTTCATACCTGAAGAACAAGTTCAAGAAAGGGAACGGGGAGGGCGGAAAGGAAGGGGATGGTGTTGAGGCTCCGGTGGAAAACCGGGAAATCATAAAGCTGGACGAGCTCCAGGAGGGGCCCGCGCAGGAGACCCTCGAGGAGGGGCCCGGAAAGGGGGCCGAGGACGAGCTCCTGACCCAGGTCATGACCCGGATAAACGAGATTGAGAACGACATTCCCCGCATCAAGGTCAGCATAGACACCCTCAAGACCCAGATAAACGAGCTCCGTGAGGAGATAGACAGGCTCGACAGGGTGATAAAGGACGTTATGGTCCTCTACGAAATCGTCTCACAGCAGATTAACCCGTTCAAGGACGTTGATTCGTCCAACCCCCTGCTTGGCGAGATACAGGAGCTTAGTGAGCAGGTTGAGAGCCTGAAAGCCGAGATATCCCAGATAAAATCTGATCTCAGGCTCCTTGTCATAGATGGTGTTGATCTCGATGAGCTGATATACGATGCCCTGTCGGAGGGGAGAACATGA
- a CDS encoding flagellin, which yields MKLLRKKRGAVGIGTLIVFIAMVLVAAVAAAVLINTSGYLQQRAESTGRQTTQQVATGISIDKVLGHVDSTGSSMDKMAVYVSLRPGSEPIDLNQTVLILDDGNTVATLRYKWGNATTAAFSSVIPSDLFSNTSNLAWTNLDSTHFGIIVIQDADGSLSASNPTINAGDVVILTIDTSQVFGTVKPRTEISVELKPEVGAPGYTKVVTPSSYSQQTILDLK from the coding sequence ATGAAGTTGCTCAGGAAAAAGAGGGGTGCTGTGGGTATCGGCACCCTGATTGTGTTCATAGCCATGGTTCTTGTGGCTGCAGTGGCTGCCGCGGTTCTCATCAACACCAGCGGCTACCTCCAGCAGAGGGCTGAGTCCACCGGCAGGCAGACGACCCAGCAGGTTGCTACGGGTATAAGCATTGACAAGGTTCTTGGACACGTTGACTCTACTGGCAGCAGCATGGACAAGATGGCTGTTTATGTCAGCCTCAGGCCGGGTTCGGAGCCAATTGATCTCAACCAGACTGTTCTCATCCTTGACGACGGTAACACTGTTGCTACTCTTAGATACAAGTGGGGTAATGCAACTACCGCGGCTTTTAGCTCAGTAATCCCAAGCGATCTCTTTAGCAACACGAGCAACCTTGCTTGGACAAACCTGGACAGCACACACTTTGGTATCATCGTCATACAGGATGCAGATGGATCCCTCAGTGCAAGCAACCCGACCATCAACGCTGGTGATGTAGTCATCCTTACTATTGACACCAGCCAGGTCTTTGGTACTGTTAAGCCAAGAACCGAGATTTCCGTTGAGCTCAAACCCGAAGTCGGTGCTCCTGGCTACACCAAGGTTGTTACCCCGTCCAGCTACAGCCAGCAGACTATCCTCGACCTCAAGTGA
- a CDS encoding type II/IV secretion system ATPase subunit, whose amino-acid sequence MPAVGNVSDSLEAAVARNPHLRKYIDQFVRKTGKFPEFHPQLSRDMKDIKYPNIIYPVGDPIFIHIYGDMNTEKRYIIIEPRITGVEEERKYDLLKDKILELAPDKRIPEDPEEFERFLDDLVDEALSKLGGGLFSRRRVTFTAADVAKFRYLLKRDIIGIGPLEPLMRDPYIEDIHIIGANYVSLIHKIFDAMETNITFGDNLRLADYFKNLSERMGRPVSDKNPIVDGTLPDGSRINIIYSPDVSIQGPSATIRKFSATPLSVIQLVKWNTFSAEVAAYLWLALEYGMSIFVCGETASGKTTTLNSIIPFIKPEAKIYTAEDTPEVVVPHKNWQRLTTRERGPEESRVTLFDLLKAALRSRPNYIIVGEIRGAEGAIAFQAMQTGHPVMATFHAGDVRKMIQRFTGSPINIPVTFIDNLNIALFQQAVYVRGKFLRRVVSVVEIEGYYEELGGVATRNVFEWDSVTDRHIFRGMNNSYILERKIAEVAGYEDPKEIYNELFLRARIIKRMVELGITDYYAVHREIKAFYEKGIEGLSFRL is encoded by the coding sequence ATGCCGGCAGTGGGGAACGTCAGCGACAGTCTTGAGGCTGCGGTTGCAAGGAACCCCCACCTGAGGAAGTATATAGACCAGTTCGTCAGGAAGACGGGCAAGTTCCCCGAGTTCCATCCCCAGCTCAGCAGGGACATGAAGGACATAAAGTACCCCAACATAATATACCCCGTGGGTGACCCGATCTTCATCCACATCTACGGCGACATGAACACGGAAAAGAGGTACATCATAATCGAGCCGAGGATAACCGGCGTGGAGGAGGAGAGGAAGTACGACCTTCTCAAGGACAAGATACTGGAGCTGGCTCCTGACAAGAGGATTCCTGAGGATCCAGAGGAATTTGAGCGCTTTCTCGACGATCTGGTTGACGAGGCCCTGAGTAAGCTGGGCGGGGGCCTCTTCAGCCGCAGACGGGTCACCTTTACGGCCGCCGATGTTGCAAAGTTCCGCTACCTGCTTAAGAGAGACATAATAGGTATCGGCCCGCTTGAGCCCCTCATGCGCGACCCCTACATAGAGGACATCCACATAATAGGGGCCAACTACGTCTCGCTCATCCACAAGATATTCGACGCCATGGAGACCAACATAACCTTCGGCGACAACCTCCGCCTGGCTGACTACTTCAAGAACCTCAGCGAGAGGATGGGGAGGCCGGTAAGCGACAAGAACCCGATAGTGGACGGAACCCTGCCGGACGGTTCGCGTATCAACATCATCTACTCTCCAGACGTCAGCATCCAGGGCCCGAGTGCGACGATCCGTAAGTTCTCCGCAACGCCGCTCAGCGTCATCCAGCTCGTGAAGTGGAACACATTCTCTGCGGAAGTTGCCGCCTACCTCTGGCTCGCCCTCGAGTACGGGATGAGCATCTTCGTCTGCGGTGAGACGGCGAGCGGAAAGACTACCACGCTCAACTCAATCATCCCCTTCATAAAGCCGGAGGCTAAAATCTACACAGCTGAGGACACCCCGGAGGTTGTCGTCCCCCACAAGAACTGGCAGAGGCTCACGACCCGTGAGAGGGGCCCGGAGGAGAGCAGGGTTACCCTCTTCGACCTCCTAAAAGCCGCCCTCCGTTCGAGGCCAAATTACATCATAGTCGGTGAGATTCGCGGTGCCGAGGGCGCTATAGCCTTCCAGGCAATGCAGACGGGGCACCCCGTCATGGCCACGTTCCATGCCGGCGACGTCAGGAAGATGATACAGCGCTTCACAGGCTCTCCGATAAACATCCCAGTCACCTTCATTGACAACCTCAACATCGCCCTTTTCCAGCAGGCCGTTTACGTGCGCGGTAAGTTTCTGAGGAGGGTTGTCAGCGTCGTTGAGATTGAGGGCTACTACGAGGAACTCGGGGGAGTTGCAACCAGGAACGTCTTCGAGTGGGACTCCGTCACGGACAGGCACATCTTCCGCGGGATGAACAACTCCTACATCCTTGAGAGGAAGATAGCCGAGGTGGCCGGCTACGAAGACCCGAAGGAGATATACAACGAGCTCTTCCTGAGGGCCAGGATCATCAAGAGGATGGTCGAGCTCGGAATAACAGACTACTACGCCGTCCACCGCGAGATAAAGGCGTTTTACGAGAAGGGAATAGAGGGGCTGAGCTTCAGACTGTGA
- a CDS encoding FlaD/FlaE family flagellar protein — MITEVEIDERLKRLRGKVPNFLIEDLKGRLMKKKDILTPEQVDRVVDRVLQVYTGQIEKLSRLDSRVEEIGRYLEEIRNQLLNLSQSQSGLPEVNGGRNASAGEAPSGSVGDILDSKGSLDPSRGSPAVESETATGALNASAPDSREVGQVEREFEVPKGFDIPQDIKNLLISPSDTKARLERIPTDMVSTMMALKWLGFLIDRVGMQNLENVLEFYYQIGWISEEVLYTLLRYAEGIRPHHRESDWRPDEKLTIQDHLVSLLFIERLRGVRITREVMDAIEREMRIIGRVLEDVYGV; from the coding sequence ATGATCACAGAGGTGGAGATAGACGAGAGGCTGAAACGTCTTAGGGGCAAGGTTCCGAACTTCCTCATCGAAGACCTAAAGGGACGGCTTATGAAAAAGAAAGACATACTGACTCCCGAGCAGGTTGACAGGGTCGTGGACAGGGTGCTCCAGGTCTACACTGGACAGATAGAGAAGCTGTCCAGGCTGGACAGCCGTGTGGAGGAGATAGGCCGCTACCTTGAGGAGATCAGGAATCAGCTTTTGAATCTGTCTCAGAGCCAGTCAGGTTTACCTGAAGTGAACGGGGGACGGAACGCTTCAGCAGGGGAGGCCCCGTCAGGTTCCGTGGGGGATATTCTTGATTCCAAAGGTTCGCTAGATCCCAGCAGGGGGTCTCCCGCCGTTGAGTCTGAGACTGCCACGGGGGCATTAAACGCTTCAGCCCCCGATAGCCGGGAGGTGGGTCAGGTGGAAAGGGAGTTTGAGGTTCCAAAGGGCTTTGATATTCCTCAGGATATCAAGAACCTCCTCATAAGCCCGTCGGACACAAAGGCCCGGCTCGAACGCATACCGACGGACATGGTGTCCACAATGATGGCCCTGAAGTGGCTTGGGTTCCTCATAGACCGGGTCGGCATGCAGAACCTTGAGAACGTCCTTGAGTTCTACTACCAGATAGGGTGGATCTCTGAGGAGGTGCTGTACACACTGCTGAGGTACGCGGAAGGCATAAGGCCCCACCACAGGGAGTCGGACTGGAGGCCCGATGAGAAGCTCACGATTCAGGATCACCTCGTCTCCCTGCTATTCATAGAGCGGCTCAGGGGTGTCAGGATAACCCGGGAGGTTATGGACGCCATAGAGAGGGAGATGAGGATAATCGGCAGAGTGCTGGAGGACGTCTATGGTGTTTAG
- a CDS encoding amidohydrolase family protein yields MKAVVGTAVDSKGVLRGSAVIVDGAVIADVVPAEDLEEYDVDEIYGGKGYIILPGLVNAHTHVAMAKFRGLGEDIPIEQWLNDVIWPAELEWTPEEIRRWALLGMAEALANGSTTINDHYFFADEIAEAARELGIRAFVGQTVMDAVDFPIAAPEEGFRFFRRWDGKDELVRPTLAPHATNTVSLELMQEIGGFAHERNALIHVHLSQSMGEVETVKQRYGLTPVEYLERAGVLDDHLIGVHGIYLSEKEVGLYSGSGAALVHCSLSMAKLEGRIAPIIELAQNGTNIALGNDSPNPVGMMDPFEEMRFAAVLNKVWRRRTDVASAKEVFRWATAGGAKALKLKAGLIKPGYLADLVLINARKPQFLLGENLYSHIVYSTRGSDVELVMVNGEVVYRNGLFTRIGKTLGELWKEARECLPG; encoded by the coding sequence ATGAAGGCGGTGGTGGGGACTGCGGTTGATTCCAAGGGCGTCCTGAGAGGGTCTGCTGTAATAGTGGACGGGGCTGTGATAGCGGACGTTGTGCCGGCTGAGGATCTCGAGGAGTACGACGTTGATGAAATCTACGGTGGAAAGGGATATATCATCCTGCCCGGCCTTGTAAACGCGCACACCCACGTCGCGATGGCGAAGTTCAGAGGGCTCGGCGAGGACATTCCTATCGAGCAGTGGCTCAACGACGTCATCTGGCCGGCGGAGCTTGAGTGGACCCCCGAGGAGATACGTCGCTGGGCCCTTCTCGGAATGGCGGAGGCTCTGGCAAACGGCTCGACGACGATAAACGACCACTACTTCTTTGCGGACGAGATAGCGGAGGCGGCAAGGGAGCTTGGAATCAGGGCGTTTGTGGGCCAGACCGTCATGGACGCGGTGGACTTTCCAATAGCCGCGCCGGAGGAGGGCTTCCGCTTCTTCAGGCGCTGGGACGGAAAGGATGAGCTTGTCAGGCCGACTTTGGCGCCCCACGCCACAAACACCGTCTCGCTTGAGCTTATGCAGGAGATCGGCGGCTTCGCTCACGAGAGGAACGCGTTAATCCACGTCCACCTCTCCCAGAGTATGGGGGAGGTTGAGACGGTAAAGCAGCGCTACGGCCTCACGCCTGTGGAGTACCTTGAAAGGGCCGGTGTCCTGGACGATCACCTGATCGGCGTCCACGGCATCTACCTGAGCGAAAAAGAGGTGGGTCTCTACTCGGGGAGCGGAGCAGCGCTCGTCCACTGCTCCCTGAGCATGGCGAAGCTCGAAGGCAGGATAGCTCCGATAATCGAGCTGGCCCAGAATGGCACGAACATAGCCCTCGGCAACGACTCCCCGAACCCTGTCGGAATGATGGATCCATTTGAGGAGATGCGCTTTGCGGCCGTCTTAAACAAGGTCTGGCGGAGAAGGACGGACGTTGCCAGTGCTAAGGAGGTCTTCCGCTGGGCGACCGCTGGCGGTGCCAAAGCTTTGAAGCTGAAGGCGGGCCTGATAAAACCTGGCTATCTCGCGGACCTCGTGCTGATAAACGCAAGAAAGCCCCAGTTCCTTCTGGGGGAGAACCTGTATTCCCACATCGTCTACTCGACGAGGGGCAGTGACGTCGAGCTGGTGATGGTGAACGGGGAAGTGGTTTACAGAAACGGCCTGTTCACAAGGATAGGGAAAACGCTGGGGGAGCTGTGGAAAGAGGCCAGGGAATGCCTGCCCGGCTGA
- a CDS encoding flagellar protein G translates to MAGSVVSELVLFIVSLLVAGMVAGGLYVVTQDISDGIVIKGRAVAKDLRTDFEIINDPERIPLLNNSYVFYVRNTGSTPISFDASSIIVMVDGGMIPPSNLTFDPSGMLAPYDVGMIYVPSSFINSTGYHRITVVLETGKRRSLVFRTG, encoded by the coding sequence ATGGCGGGCTCAGTGGTGTCAGAGCTGGTGCTGTTCATAGTCTCGCTGCTGGTGGCAGGGATGGTGGCTGGGGGGCTGTACGTGGTTACGCAGGATATATCGGACGGTATAGTCATAAAGGGGCGTGCCGTTGCCAAAGACCTGCGCACTGACTTTGAAATAATCAACGACCCTGAGAGGATACCCCTGCTGAACAATTCGTATGTTTTCTACGTTCGCAATACTGGCAGTACGCCCATATCCTTTGACGCGAGCTCGATAATTGTCATGGTTGACGGGGGGATGATCCCGCCCTCCAACCTGACCTTTGATCCCTCCGGCATGCTGGCCCCCTACGATGTGGGCATGATCTACGTGCCCTCGTCCTTCATAAACTCGACCGGCTATCACAGGATCACCGTTGTCCTTGAAACCGGGAAGAGGAGGTCTCTGGTGTTCCGCACAGGGTGA